In Fragaria vesca subsp. vesca linkage group LG5, FraVesHawaii_1.0, whole genome shotgun sequence, the genomic stretch TCTTCTTAACAAAAACTTCTAACTCCAAAAGAATGATTTTTAAGCAATATAGAACTTAAAAACCTAATACATATCCTAAAAATTATGTGAGATTTTCAATAAAAATTAAACTCTAACAATATTTGCTAACTCGTTTTCACTTATTTTGGGTGCCAAACCATGTCGAGACCACTGATTATTATAATTAAAATCCTGAATCTTGTTGATATCGCATAGCGAGCTTTCAATTGGAATGTTTAAATTGTAAACTACCTGGAAACTTTTTTTCCAGAAACATGCTAAATACAAAGTTCCATGAAACGACTTCGTACATCGACTTCAAATTGGCAAAAACAATCACACAGGACAATATTTCTCCATTACGGCGAACACATGCTTCTGAATATACCCATCAATCCATCATCATGACCATCGTGACCTCCGAGTTCTTTTGTCTTGTATTTTTGGCATATATACATGTAGACAACATGGTGCTAATATGCATGTTTTCCTATATCATTATCAGGATTAACTTAATTTTTAATTGAAATTAACAATAATTAACATCGTCGACATTTTTGAAACTTGGCATGTCGTGTCCTAGAGCTTCGAATATTACCTCATAAAAGGGTGTGTTCTTTTGTTTCATCTTGCTCATGCTTGATCATCGGATTCCTTATATCACATGCTGCTGAACTCCCTTGAATTCTATCCAGAATTCTTGAGATCCCTAGACAGCTTAATTAATCATCTTATATCCAATAAGCTTTTTGTAGGGTAAGCCATAACCCAAATAATCCCGGTTTAGCCAAAAGGCATGCTACTAAGTAGGCAAATCCCCCATCCATGACAAATGAAGACAAGCAAATAGAAATTTACTATACCATCAACTTGAAAACATGAACAACCAATTATTAAAAAGAAGAACAAGATGAATAATCAACTAAAACGAAAATTCTTCTACGCACCAAGGTGCAAGTGAACCGAGCAACTAATATACAATATTTTGATTCGGTAATCCACGTCACATTATCATGCATGTATTCTAACACCGTTAACACAATTGAAACCTAAAAAAATAATCCTTAGTGCTTCCAACATAGGAGGTGATCGAGGACTTGAGGTCAAATAAGAGGTACACTTATTATAGGCGCTTAATTTGATCTGATTAAAAATGAAAATAAAAAGAAGGAATTTAGAGTCTCAGGTTTCATTGGATCTTCATATATGACGATTTGAAGACTTGCAGCTTAATGGTGCAAATATATTTTGGTGCGTAGAAAATGCTTGTATAGATAAGAACTGATATGATGCAATGCAACTTAATTTCTTACTAGAAAACTAAGAACGAAGTGTGTGTGTATAGATCGAAGTCGTTTTCGAAAAGAAGTGTATTAGTAAGTTGCAATTAAGAATCATGTAATTAAAATATTAGTTATATTACAAAGGAATAATCTTGGCAGACAAGCAAAAAGATCATATCTCAGTAGATTATAAACAAATCTTCAATCATTCTCAGTAGGAGATAAAATACTCAGATTTTTCATCCTGCCCTTGTTAATATAGCTATAGAACTGATCCCAATAATCTTCATACCCTTCCTTTTGCAATTCAATATCAAATATACGTTTGTCTTTTTATATATATTGAATAATACCCGTTCACTTTCTAGGTTTTTTTGCCCCACTCTAATGCTTGTTTACATATGTTTAATACTTTTCGATTTGTTAACTGATTTAGGGCGAATTATTTCAAGCATAGCTTTTTCTAGTTTCTATGCATGTGTCAAAGCCAATGTGCTTGTTGCTTAAAGAGAATAAATGTCAAACGAGAGAGGACTAAACAAGGATTAACTTGCTTTAGTTTGTTATAATCAGTCTTTTCTTCGAAGCCACGACAAGGATGGTAAGGCCAAAGGCTAATCCCAGCTATTACAGATATGTACGTAGTGTACGTACCAAGTCGATCGATCACTGCTGATGAAATGACAATAGTACTCGATGCAAGAGTAGTGTTCAACTTCATGAAATGACAAAATGAACAAGGCATTTCTTCTATTTTCTGCAAACAAAGACTAAGGGACAAGCAGACGAACTTTGCAGGACTTGATGGCTATCAATTTCTAAATGGTACGTATACGTATAGTCTTATTGTTTATCTTCAGGTTCGGGGTTTCAGAGTCATTTCGGGGAAGAAAAAGGAGAGGAAGATGTGAGCTGATCGGCTTGAGAATTGCTTCTATGATGAGTTTAGCTGCTCAGGCTTTACAGCCTTGCTAGCTCGTCGACGGTTCGTGAGCCTGACGTCTGCCCTAGATCATCAAACATGCAAACGGAAGCAGCTCACGTGCATTGCTCACGTGCCAGACTGTGACCAGCCGCGAACGAAAACTATTGTGCCCATGATCGATCCAGTGATCCTCGATGATCAGCAGAAGGAGACGAACCAGAGCTACAGAACTGAGATGGATCAGGTTCAATTCACATGGTGCCACACGTGTGAAGGCAGAAGAACCAAAAAGAAATATAAGAAAGATATAAAACAGTGTCTAATTATTCATAACCCAATCAGGCAATCACATGGCAACTAGGAGTAGTTCATCATGATCGATCATCACCACCTTTATGTTTGGACTGGGATACAAACCTTTTCATCTGTAAAATTAGTTTGTCATCTGTAAGTGATGAAGAAGTAAGAAAGATGCATTTTCATGTGAATTGGTTTTAATTATTACATTTTTTTATTATTTTTTTGGTTATATGTAGACCCCAAAAGGGCATGGAAGAACATAAATTAGCCACAGAAAACAAAGTTTGGACCAACGATCATAGTGTGGCGCCAAACTGTCAAGGTACACTTGTATGAAGGAGATCGAGTTAGAATTGTATATATATATGAATGGGAGGTTAAGGTTGATATTATCTCTAACCAAGATATCCGTTATGAAATTTCCTTCATGGTAAGCATAGACAAGAATTTTGTATCATACCGTTGTATTATAATTAAAATTGTAAAATTAAATTCGGTACATTTTAAAGGAACAAAGCAAAATTATAGTTCATTTTTTTAATTTTATTATTTATTAATAACTTAAAATTATTAGTTAAACATCTTAACCAATTAAGCCACGATTCACCGACGTAAAAGTCACGTCTAAATTATAGTCTTCCTAACACAAAAGTTCATAGGAAGATTAATGTTATAGTAATTGTTTATATTTTTTTGCTTTTATAGTGGGCCCAACATCCGTAGAAGTTGTATACAAGCAGCATTCTTCCTCTTCGGGCCTTTTACCCTTTGACAGCGACTTACAATTTTGGACCGTATTGTTGCTAGTGGAGTGGGCCCAACAAAAGGCCCACTACCAGCCCTTTGTCCCCCTTCCCATAATGCCAAAACTGTCCCACCTCCCACAACTACTCCCCCTTCCCTTTCCTTCATTATTGTCTTTTTCCTTTCTAAAAAAAAAAAAATATGTCCTTTTAATTTGTAACCAACAACATAAAAATAAAATAACAATGAGGCCCTAGACCTATAATGAAAATTTTCTTTTAGATTTTGCTATATTGGGTTCTGGTTATGCAAAATAAAAAAAATAAAAAAGGGGAGAATGTGACACCTATACATACATTCTACCATCTACCCATTCCTTTAATATTTTATTATTTTAGAAAAGAAATTTTAAATTAGTATGGGAGCATTTGATTATGACGTCAGCTATACATCAACTGTGACGTTTTATCTGTAGATGAAATGGCATTGTTTGACTCGTGTTGACCCAGTGGGCCAGGATCCATGAGGTCTTCTTGCTGTGGGGCATGAGGTTGGTGGTGGAGTCAAACATATAATTATGAATATTTGGCTAGTATTATCTGCACTAATCATCAGTGCTTAAAAAGTGGGTTAAGACAATTTTGTTTTGTTTTGTTTTTGATGCTAGTGGGTTAAGACTTAAGAGCACTAGGATATAGTTGAAAAAATATACAATTTTTTTATCCAATGTGTTTTATTTCTTGCATTAACAAAGGTCTTCAATTTAAGAGCAACATGGTTCTCATAAAAAACATGGGTGTCGATGATCTTGTTACGAAGAATGCTTCTCACATTGAAGATGTGTATTTCTCGTTTATTTTTCGATTAAGCGCTTTGCTTGATGACGTTTTTGGTATAAAATAAAGAAGTCTATAATAGCCATAATATGACTAGATAGATTTCGTTGTTCTTGTTTCGCTAGGCATTTTTCTCTATCGTTGAAAAGTAAAACACACATTACACAAATGTCTTCCTTATTATGATTAGCTAACGATCCTTACTATGCGCTCAATGTCCTGTCCTAATGGGGCAACAATATATTCGGCAGGCTGGCTCACATTTGTATCTACCATGAATTCCCCCTTGTTCTTACAGTTGAACAATTATGAGACATCTTACCAAAGAGAATTTGCGAAGTAAACTCAACTAATAAACTTGGATTAGTACGATACTTCGATTTGGTCTCAAGTTAATTTCATCACCAACCGGAAACTGGGCTTAACATCATCATTCCTTTTTCAAATGTACCCGACCCGGCCCAATCCCCACCCTACTTGAGCTGAACAGTAGTGACTAGCTCAACATAACTGCGTCGATCAATTTCTTCTTCGAAAAAACAATGGCGGTTTTCCAAGCGGTGACGTGGCTCTCCAGAACCTTCTCCACCGCCGCTTCTCACCCTCTCCGAGTCTGCATCGTCGGAAGCGGACCCGCCGGCTTCTACACGGCGGAGAAGGTAAAGCCTCGTATCGCTTCTGCAGTGGTTTTTTGGAATCTGATGGATGCAATTGGTTTGTGATTTTTGAATTGAACTGAATTAGATGCTGAAGGCGCACCAGGAAGCTCAGGTTGACATCCTTGACCGGTTGCCCACGCCGTTCGGATTAGTCCGCTCCGGCGTAGCACCGGACCATCCTGAAACCAAGGTGATCATATCATTCCCCCAATTTCATTGCTATTTCGGAAAGTTAAGTTCTAGAGGATTAATCGTTCTAGAGTAAGAATGCTGTGGAATTTTTTGAATGCTTGTTTGCGGTGGTGGAGTTTTAGATTTTTGGGTTGCGAAAATGAACTTCTTATATTTGAGCTTATTGTGATCAGAAAACTTGCAACAGATTGTGGTGAACCAGTTTACGAGAGTCGCGCAACACAAACGCTGCGAGTTCTTTGGGAATGTCACTCTTGGATCCTCTGTCACTCTTCCCGAGCTCCGCCTGCTGTATGATGTGGTGAGTTTCTAGCTCAATAGATGAAAATGTGAATTCATTCTTGTTGTGGTTGTTTGTTTGAACAAGTTATTTATGCAATTGAGCAGGTTGTGCTTGCGTATGGCGCTGAGAGTGATAGAGTTCTTGGTATACCAGGAGAGGTATGTATTGCTTGTTTCGATTTTATTTTCTGCCGTTCTTCATTTCAATAGACTGGATAGTGTTAATGCCGAATGAATGTGGGGACTAAACTTAGAGGGTGTCAAATGGTAATATCTCTTATTGGACATGAGGATCGAGCCTTCATTACGGTTTAGGAGGATTTGGGATTTTCCTCTTTTAGGGTAGGGTGGGGTTGACAGTACTAAACCACTGTTGGTGGATATCCTTTATAAATTGACTTATATTGTATTTATATCTTATTGGATACTTGTTTGTGTTTCTTGCTAGGATTTGAGTGGCATATATGCAGCTAGAGAATTTGTGTGGTGGTATAATGGGCATCCGAATTCCAGATACCTTAATCCTGACTTGACGAGTTCGGATACAGCTCTGATTCTTGGCCAGGTATCTTCATGCTTTATTTAGGAAACGAGGTCAGATATAGGATCAATTTTGCAATTAGTTACTGGCACAAGTAAGGTGGTTACTGCAAACACTTTACCGTTCTTGCTACACCACTTGCAACTATCTCAAGCTCAGTCTAGACTTGCTACTTCTTTATATCACTGGGCATACTTTCATTATTCCATCTCTAACATTATTAAAAAAATTACACAAAAATATATGTAGACGTTATGCTATATTTTTTTGTTTCTCTTCAATGGTTATAAAGTATCTAAGAATTCTCTTCTAAAGGCATCACTTAGTAAAAGAAACAAAAAAACAAATGATGTAAGGTAGAAATTGTAATTAGATAGAGCATGGTGCTGATTAACTGCATCAAAGAACAGGGTAAGGGAGCCAATAAAGGTGTAAACTAGATCTAGGTTTCAGGACATGACCCTGTGTTGTTACCAAAAACAAATGATTATCCCTCAATACATTGGTTTATCATGTAGTGAGAAACAAAAGTGAACTGTAACTTGACGTGGCTTGAGTATAGTTTAAGTATTTTGAAGAAATGTTGTGGCCTTTGGGCACTCAGAAAATATGAAATTTATTACACTTCAGAGGACATGTTAAAACATAAAGCTTTCTACTACAGAGGTGTATCCCTATTAAACAGTTGGTTTTGATTCCAGGGAAATGTAGCTCTTGATGTTGCACGCATTCTTTTACGACCAACAACAGAATTGGCAAAGACTGATATTGCCAGCCATGCTTTGTCAGCTCTTCAGAAGAGCTCTATAAGGTTTTCTATCCCATACTCAGTTACATTCACTGGATACTTTATTTTATCTAAGTTTCATGTTTAATGATATCAATTTCTCTTCAGGAAAGTATATTTGGTTGGGAGGCGAGGTCCAGCACAGGCAGCTTGTACTGCTAAAGAGCTGCGTGAAATTCTTGGTGATTGTCAAACTTTTCATCATTTTAATGCTCAGTGCAGTACATTATTTGTATTTTTGTGCTAGACTGTTCTCTTTTGGATTTATCTACATTTGAGTAATTTTGAAAAAGTGTTGCTTTTGCTTTTCAGGTATAAAAGATCTGCATGTTCACATAAAGGAAAGTGATCTACTGAAAACCCCAGCAGATGAAGTAATCTTTTTCTCCTCTTCTCTCTGTCACTGTTGGTGATACATTAATTCCTTTTTATCTTTAGTAATATTCCCTTCCGCTGGTGTTTTGTGCCTTGTTGCTGTCATTTGGTAAGGAAGAGATGAAGAATTATCGAATTCGAAAAAGGGTTTATGAGTTGCTGTCTAAGGCTTCTACATCTAGACCTTCCCACCCCAGTTCAGATCCACGTGAACTCCACTTTATTTTCTTTCGGAAGCCAGATAAGTTTCTAGAATCTGATGAGAGAACTGGCCATGTTTCTGGTGTGAGACTTGAGAAGACAAAGCTCATAGGTAAATTTATCCTTCATAAATGTGTGATGTAAAATTGGTCGTGTATTTTCCAATGCAGTGAACACAGCACTTAGTCACTGGACCATTGATTCGTTTTGTACCTTAGTAAAACAGGAGGTCACAATCGAGTTAATGTGAAAGCTGTTAATAGCACGAGTAAATTAGCTATATGATTGGCTGTCCAAGTGATAATGATATCTGCTTCCTTGAATTTAAAATTGTAGGTGTCAACCCTGGAGAACAAAAGGCTGTAGGTACGGGACAGTTTGAAGATCTTGGATGCGGGTATACTCTCTAAAATTCAAGCTTTTTCTATTTCCTACCAGTCACTTATATGTCTAATGTGTGTTGATAGTATATGTCGAAGCTGTAAAGTGAGATGTTTGTGTGTGTGTGTGTGATGAGTTGTGCTGAGGTACTGACAACTTTGTGTTTCTTCTCTCTGTAGAATTGTTCTAAAGAGCATTGGTTACAAATCAGTACCAGTTAATGGCTTACCATTTGATAATCAGAAAGGTAACCATTGGTTATATCCTATCTGGATCTCAGGTGTCCTTACAGATACACTATAAACATTCAGATTGACGGCATCTTCAAGCATTAAGTTCATGACATACAATATTTGAGGAAGATTATTCCACTAACATGTTATGGCATACACATATTGTGGGTAGTTCAGTTCATTTGAAAGTTTGGAGGCCTGATAGATCATTTCCTTAAAAGTTTGAATGTCAAAAGAACTATATTCCTATGCTCTTAGATATTTTACCCAATTAAACTTTACATGAAATGAGATGACATGAAAATTTATATGGCTGGTCCCGTATTCATGCATATGAGAAAGAAAAATCTGATCTGATGGCCCTTTCTCGCAGGTGTGGTTCCAAATGTTAGAGGGCGAGTTTTAAGTGATGCATCTGGCGATCATACACGGCTAGAGAAGGGTTTGTATGTATGTGGATGGTTGAAGAGAGGACCAACTGGGATTATTGCTACAAACCTCTATTGTGCTGAAGAAACTGTAAGTGGTATTTTATACTTGAATGGAAAGATAGCTTGTTAGGATTTGATTTCATTAGGGTGATTACAGCGCAGCTTTGCTCACTTGAGTTTTGACCAACATGGTAGGTTACAAGTATATCTGAAGACCTTAAGCAAGGCATAGTGACATCCTCATCATCTAGCTCAGGCAGGGAGGGTCTCCTCCAATTGCTGGACAACCGAAATGTAAGAGTTGTACCATTTAATAGATGGGAAAATATTGACTCACGTGAAAGAGAGCTTGGGAATTTAAAAGACAAGCCTCGGGAAAAATTAGCCACATTGGAGGAGCTTGAGAAAGCATCAGAGTAATTGAATACAAAAGGATTAAAGGTCGTCTTTATTTAGAGCTTCAGTAGAACATTGTTTGTTTACATAGTGAAAATAACAATTCTTTCTTTAACAATGATAGAGCTTTGATTTGTCATTGTTAATATTTGAATTTCAGGCTTAACGTTGTTCCTTTTGAAGAAAAGAAAATAACCAGTTATGTATTTGGTCTTTTCAATTAGCTACTTGGTCTATTGTGGCCCGTACTTCAATACTTACAAGGATGACGTGCTATGAACTACGACCCAATGATGGCAGGACCCAAAACGGCATCTTCATCTCGTTCCAATTCCACTTACATATAGAATCAGAGTCGATTAGTGTTGTCCTGGTTCTGTCCCCTAAATTGAAAATACCCATCTCGCTTTTCAAGTAATCACACTCACTAGGATACTCGTCCCGTTTAACACTTTCTGTGGCATAGTATATGCAATTCGGCTTGCAGCCAGGAACACTTGAAGCTAAAACAGACTGGGATTGACTTTGGCCTAAGAATATCGCATCATCTCCAATGCATTTTACCTCAACCAGCTGAACGCGGGACTTGTCTTCCTCGTTGAACACGATCTTGCAAACGCCGAAGGAGGTTTCTTTAAACGCATAAAATCTTAGAACGAGCAACAGGTCTCCATTTGTTGACTCCACAAGATATTGCTGCCTACAATGTGCACGGAAATATCCTTAGGGTCAGGGTTAAAACGCAATATACTGTATTTCGGATATGGAAGGTTGAAATGCTATTAACATCCAAGGTTACTATCCTACTGTCCCCAATTGAAGAAGCAAGCCAGAATTGTTTTTATGAAATATAGCATCATCGAACTTAGGAAGATCTGGAGGCAGTCGTTTGATCGTGATCCAAGATTCTTGTCCTCCTTTAATAAGCGCTAACGGCGGAGAATAACCATTCGTATATCCTATGCGGGTCGCCAATGGTCTAAATAATGCAAAGAGCACATAATAGTTTTCCGGATGCAAAGCGGGGTTAGCAGACAAGATAACTCTCGGGATCCAGTCTTTAACATGCTCGAACAATTTTTGGATGCAATGCATATAGGGGGGAAGATGAATCACCTCTGATGCTTTTCCGAAAGGGTTTCGCAGAGTAATTTCATGAACGAGCTTGAATCTTCTATTTTCTTGCCATTCCCCGGTTGATTGGAGTGCCGACTGCCGAGGCCAACCAACCTTGGCTAGAGCCACAAAGGTTCTCATTGTAAGGCATCAATAAACGAATGTTGACGTTGTTGTAGATTTTTCTTTCTGAAACGCTATACAGTAGTCTTTGCTTTGTATCATTATCGGATTCATTAGGGGGAAGCATGAGCATCGGAAGTAGCTTAGGCTTACTCACCCAACGTTGCTTGGTGCAATTGTAGAGTTTTGCAACTTGCTGCAGTTCCTTACAAACAGCGGCGAAACGAACATAGTCGACGAGCTCCAACAACTTATCAAGAACACAATACAAAACATCATTTGGAAGACATGAAATATGAAGTTTCATCTCTCTTTGTTCGTGGCAAGTTATTCCTCGTCTTTTAACATGTGCTGCTGCTTCGTCTTCTAGACTCATTGACACCTCATTAGCACTAGAAACGCCAATATCATCATCATGCTCTACCATCCCTTGTTTATATCTCTGTTTTTTCTTTCTTTTCTTCCTTTTGGTATATCATCACCGATGTTATATAGGCACCTAAAGAAGTCCAAGACATAGTAGGATTAGGAAACCGTAGCCCTCAAGAAAAGAGTTCAAGTCCTAGTCAGGTTATGATTAGCAAGTCGTTTGAAATCTTCTAATACAACGTGCGTGGTAGCGTTACAACCTTGTACGCTAGCTAGGTGGCTTCGTGGCATACTTGCATTATCTTCACATCATCGGTGTTCTACGTACTAAACCAACCAAATAAATGATTATATATAATTCCCTTTTCTTAACATATAAACAAATGCCGCAATCCATAATCCAATAATTCATAAGGAAAACCAAAGCCTTACTTAAGCAGATCTGCACCCATATGGAGAAATTAACCCATAAGTAGATCCTAGCTAGCAAGAGCTTAGCTTCTCAAACCCTCGACAAGACTCGTCACATTTGTTCTGCAGGAAGACTTGTTCGTCAAGAAAGAGAATCAAGAAGAGGATGAGATCAACGGAGGATGTAATATTTGGTTATAATAGAGGTTTTGTAATCTGCAGTGAGGTTGTGTTTATTTTTATATATCGTGGAAAAAGTGGAGGATGTAATGAGGCGACGAAAGATCGTTGGTTCAAAGCATCTGCCGGGTTTTGGGAAGGCAAAGGAACTTAGTTCAATACCTATTGGGTTTTAAAACAGACTGGGCTTATCATCTCTATTCCTTTTTTCAGATTAGCCCGACCCAGCCCAAATAACAGCCATATTTTCAGCAAGCTACGCTGAACAGTGTGACTAGCTTAATAGTTTACACAGTTCACAGTTGCATCTTTCAATTTCATAAAAAAATGGCGAGGACATGGTTTTCCAGAACCTTCTCCCCCGGCCCACCGCTTCTCACTCTCCGCGTTTGCATCGTTGGAAGTGGACCCGCCGGCTTCTACACGGCCGAGAAGGTAAAGCCTTGGATTCTAGAGGTTTTGTAGAGTTAAGTGAGAGGAACTTGAAGTTTGTGAGTTCATACATAATGTAATTGAGCAGTATGAAATTTTTGAATGCTTGTTTGTTGAGTGTTTAGCGTCATTTTGTGCTTCCCACGATTCGTTCGTTTAGTACCTCTTATGTTTGAGCTTATTGTGATCAGAAAACTTGCAACTGATTGAATGCTCATTCTTTGGAAATGTCACTCTTGGATCCTCTGTCACTCTTCCCGAGCTCCGCCAGCTGTATGATGTGGTGAGTTTCTAGCTCAATAATGCGAATTCGTTCTTGTTGTGGTTGTTTGTTTGAACAAGTTATTTATGCAATTGAGCAGGTTGTGCTTGCCGTATGGCGCTGAGAGTGATAGAGTTCTTGGTATACCAGGAGAGGTATGTATTGCTTGTTTCGATTTTTTTTTCTGCCGTTCTTTGTACAATATACTGGATAGTGTTAATTCAAAATGAATGTGGGGATCAAACTTAGAGGGTGTGAAATGGTAATATATCTTATTGTATAGGAGGGCCTAAATAAGATCAAGCCTTCATTAGGGTGATTACAGCGCAGCTTTCCTTGCTTGAGTTTTGACCGACATGGCAGGTTGCAAGCATATCTGAAGACCTTAAGCAAGGCATAGTATCCTCATCATCTAACTCAGGCAAGGAAGGTCTCCTCCAATTGCTGGGCAACCGAAATGTAAGAGTTGTACCATTTAATAGATGGGAAAAGATAGACTCACGAGAAAGAGAGCTTGGATTTTTGAGAGACAAGCCTCGGGAAAAATTAGCCACATTGCAGGAGCTTGAGGAAGCATCAGAGTAATTGAATATAAAGGATTAAGGTCGTCTTTATTAGAGCTTCAGTAGTACATTGTTTGTAAACTTAGTGAAGATAACTATTCGTTAAGAATGAGCTTTCATTTGTCATTGCTAATATTTGAACTTCAGGTTTAATGGTGTTCCTTTTGAAGAATATGATCACGTATGTATTTGTATCCGGTAAAACTTAATAAATCGTGAATCCTGCATTAACCCTTTGAAGGATAAAGACAATGATACCCATGTCTTGAAGAATTGCTATCAGACATCTCCTATAAACATATATTAAGGATAATACTAAGATCATGCATGATTGCTGCATAAATATTCTTTATAAGAAGATGAATTAGAAATAGAATCAGGAGATACTTTATTCATATGGACCGACTACTGCTATAGATATACGCATGCATGATACAGATCGATCAATAACCAAACCAAAATAGGAAGCTAGCCAACAACAACAACAGCACGTATGTCTGTATGTGGCCATACTTCAAGACT encodes the following:
- the LOC101302840 gene encoding NADPH:adrenodoxin oxidoreductase, mitochondrial-like gives rise to the protein MAVFQAVTWLSRTFSTAASHPLRVCIVGSGPAGFYTAEKMLKAHQEAQVDILDRLPTPFGLVRSGVAPDHPETKIVVNQFTRVAQHKRCEFFGNVTLGSSVTLPELRLLYDVVVLAYGAESDRVLGIPGEDLSGIYAAREFVWWYNGHPNSRYLNPDLTSSDTALILGQGNVALDVARILLRPTTELAKTDIASHALSALQKSSIRKVYLVGRRGPAQAACTAKELREILGIKDLHVHIKESDLLKTPADEEEMKNYRIRKRVYELLSKASTSRPSHPSSDPRELHFIFFRKPDKFLESDERTGHVSGVRLEKTKLIGVNPGEQKAVGTGQFEDLGCGIVLKSIGYKSVPVNGLPFDNQKGVVPNVRGRVLSDASGDHTRLEKGLYVCGWLKRGPTGIIATNLYCAEETVTSISEDLKQGIVTSSSSSSGREGLLQLLDNRNVRVVPFNRWENIDSRERELGNLKDKPREKLATLEELEKASE
- the LOC101302760 gene encoding uncharacterized protein LOC101302760; translated protein: MVEHDDDIGVSSANEVSMSLEDEAAAHVKRRGITCHEQREMKLHISCLPNDVLYCVLDKLLELVDYVRFAAVCKELQQVAKLYNCTKQRWVSKPKLLPMLMLPPNESDNDTKQRLLQQYLVESTNGDLLLVLRFYAFKETSFGVCKIVFNEEDKSRVQLVEVKCIGDDAIFLGQSQSQSVLASSVPGCKPNCIYYATESVKRDEYPSECDYLKSEMGIFNLGDRTRTTLIDSDSICKWNWNEMKMPFWVLPSLGRSS